AAAGATATTTATAATGCTTTTGATACTTTTTGGTTCAGGGGCCTTAAGCGTGTATATGGAGAGACGTAAATACGATCTTAACGTGAGGCTTAAAAACAACAGCAATGCTGTTATGCCTTTTAAATATAATATCTCAGGTATTATCCCTGCTGCCCTGGCAGTTAACATTGTTTTAACACCAGCGAGCGTCACTTATTTTACCAGGGACTACCCTGATATTCTTAAATACTTCCAGTATGGCACCTGGAGCTATTTTATAACCGTTACAATAATTATGGTTGTCATCTATTTCTGGTTTACAGCCATGTACTATAACCCGGATAAGATCATTAATTTTCTAAGATCAAAGAACGCTGAGCCGCTCCTCTCAAATGATGTTTCATTTGAAAAAATGCTGGATAAAAAATTCACTACTCTCGCCATATGGGGTGTGGCATACCTGTTTGTTTATTCAGTATTATTAAACCGGGGACTTTTTTATGCCTGGATAATATTCAGCGGGATAACTGTTATCGAGTTTGTTTCTATTTCTCTTGATATTATCAATGATGTGAAGGCCAGGAAAACATATGGTAAGTTTGTAAAGATAGATGAATTTCAAAAACCCTATGAGGCCGGGTTCATAAAGAATCTTCTTGATCAGAACGGCATTTCATGTTTTTTAGAGGGTTACCATTTAAGGAGTCTATTTTATTTTTTCGGACCTTATATCGGGATATCGTTATATGTGCAGAAGGGTAAAGAGTCTGAAGCCCTAAAGATTATTGCTGATTCATAACCTTGAATCTTGAATCATTTTTACGTTTTAAAAAGGTTAAGATATGAATGTTTTATTAGTAGGAAATAATGGAATGCTGGCCAGGGACATTGAGCCCAGGCTTAAAAGTGCTGGTTATAATGTAACCGGGATCGATATTGATGAACTGGACATAACCAGATCCGGTGATGTTAAGCTGTGTATGGATTCAAGGTGCCCTGATATTGTAATAAACTGCGCGGCATACACTGCGGTTGATAAGGCTGAATCAGAGACTGAACTTGCCTTTAAGGTTAATAAAAATGGCCCGGAGAATTTGGCTCTCGCATGCAATAGGATGAATATCCCCCTGATCCACATTTCAACAGATTATGTTTTTAATGGCGCTGCTACAATCCCATACAAAGAAGATGATAAGGCCAATCCCATGAGTGTATATGGTAAAAGCAAGTGGGAAGGGGAGGAGGCAATAAGGAATTGCCTTAATAACCATCTTATTATCCGCACAGCCTGGTTGTACGGAGTAAACGGCAATAATTTTGTAAAGACTATGATAAGGCTCGCAAAAGAGAGAGAAGAAATCAGGGTGGTTAATGATCAAAAAGGCTGCCCGACCTGGACGGGAGATCTTTCAGATGCCCTTGTTGCAATGGTAAACCGGATCACCAAGCAGCAAAAGGATGTAAAGTGGGGCACCTATCATTACTGTGGAGATGGAATAACATCATGGCACGGCTTTACTGAGGCAATTATCTCTAAGGCAAAAGAGTGGGAGTCGTTCAGGAT
The sequence above is a segment of the Desulfatiglans sp. genome. Coding sequences within it:
- the rfbD gene encoding dTDP-4-dehydrorhamnose reductase, coding for MNVLLVGNNGMLARDIEPRLKSAGYNVTGIDIDELDITRSGDVKLCMDSRCPDIVINCAAYTAVDKAESETELAFKVNKNGPENLALACNRMNIPLIHISTDYVFNGAATIPYKEDDKANPMSVYGKSKWEGEEAIRNCLNNHLIIRTAWLYGVNGNNFVKTMIRLAKEREEIRVVNDQKGCPTWTGDLSDALVAMVNRITKQQKDVKWGTYHYCGDGITSWHGFTEAIISKAKEWESFRIQKILPIPTTEYPTPAKRPMWSAMDCTKLNKAFGIRNKDWKQGLSDMLEELYRTK